Genomic segment of Leuconostoc mesenteroides subsp. mesenteroides:
AACTCTGTGACAATAAGTCCATTAAGGCATCATGGGTAAAAATACCATAAAACTGATGATTTTCGTCTAAGACAGCAATAAATGGTAAATCTCTAATCGCAAAAAAAACTTCATAAAATTTACTATTCGTGTAAATGAATTTTGTTGAGTTACGCATAATGGCTGTTGCGGGTAGGTTCATATTTCCATTTTTTGCAACGTGTTCAAAAACGTGTTGTTTATAAACATTACCACGAAAAAGCTTACCTGATTCGTCAAGAATAGGCATGGTACGTGTATGGGCATTTTCTGGATTATTAAAAATATCATACACTTCTTGAATTGTTGCATTTTCGGTTACGGTTGTTAATTCCGATTTAGGGATCACCAAAGATTTTTGAAACATTATCCTGTCCTAATCTAATTTTTTTATCATTAAATAGCCATACAATATGATAACACAAAATTGTAGTGTGTGCGTGGTATACTGGAGGTTAGATTATTTTAGAATGCTTTAAGAGGAATAGAAACGTGAAATTTATATTTGGACTTGGAAATATTGGTGCAGAATACGATCAAACACGACATAACATTGGCTTTATGGCTGTGGATGCTTTTGCAATAGCA
This window contains:
- a CDS encoding CBS domain-containing protein; this translates as MFQKSLVIPKSELTTVTENATIQEVYDIFNNPENAHTRTMPILDESGKLFRGNVYKQHVFEHVAKNGNMNLPATAIMRNSTKFIYTNSKFYEVFFAIRDLPFIAVLDENHQFYGIFTHDALMDLLSQSWSVRSGGVAIAISTHNTQGDLNKISKIITRYSNIESLLSIQSEIKPLTVLFTLPLQEDSKQLDKLIKRLEKKGYHVSSVENLDRFK